From the Chloroflexia bacterium SDU3-3 genome, the window CGGGCAGCGCGCCCGCCACCTGCGCGGCCAGCCGCGCCAGCCTGGCCCTGGCCCGCACATAGCCCCACGCCGCCACCTGCGCGCTGGCCGTCACCCGCACGCGGGTGGTGATGGTGGTATCCTCAAACGCGAACGCCAGCCGGAGCGAGCGATCTGGGCAGGCGGGGCAGGCCACATCCAGCGCCACACCATCGCTGGCATCGACCCGCAGCTCGTACAGCTCGCCTTGGTAGCGCCAGTAGCCGCCTAGCCGCCGCAGGCCCGGCAGCAGCTGTGGCCAGCGCCGCTCATCCAGCAGCGCGGCGCGCAGCTCGTGCGCTGCCACCGCAACCTCGCACCATCTCTGCACCTGCGCCCGCATGTCGCTCCTTTCGTATTTTTCAATCGCGCTGGCGCTCTTCAGCCAATACAACAGTGCCTACGCGCGTTTTGTTTCTTCTTGGACAGTTCTGACGAGATATCCCCGGTTTCTATGTACTTTCACTGGTGACACCCCCATCTGGGCCGGTATAGCTTACGTTCAGGGCAGCGACTCGTAGAGCGCACGGCCCAGCGCCTCGGTATCGTGGCGGATGGTGTCCTGCTTGTTCCAGATCGCCCGCTTCTCGCCCACGGCCTCGGTCAGCGGCCCCACCACCAGCCGCGGCACCAGCGCGCGGATGGCATCCAGCTCGACGTCATCGGGCTGCAGCAGGTGCAGGCCCTCGGCGTCGTACTGGCGCAGCAGCGCGGGGTCGGGGTCGCTGCGGTTGACCAGCGCCACATCCAGCGCGCCGGGGCCAAGCACCTTCGTCACCCAGCGCACGTGGTCCAGCGCGCGGAAGCCGTCGGTCTGGCCGGGCTGGGTGGTGGTGTTGCAGACATAGGCCACGGTGCCGCGCGTCTCGCGCAGCGCCTGGGCCATGCCCTGGTGCTGGAGCACGGCCAGCACCGTGGTGAACAGGCTGCCTGGGCCTAGTACGACCAGATCGGCCTGGTGGATGGCCGCGACCGCCTGGGGGAGAGCGGGGGCTGGCGCATCGAGCCACAGCCGCGCGATAGGGGCCTTGTCGCGCCCGCGCACATCCAGCTCGCCCACACGGGTGGAGCCGTCGGACAGCTCGGCGCACAGGTTCACCGAGGCGGTGGAAGCGGGCAGCACCGCGATGGCGGTCTTGGCCAGGGAGGCCACCCGCGCCACCGCCGCGCCGAAGTCGCCCAGCTCCTCGGCCAGCGCCGCGATCATCAGGTTGCCGAAGGCCATGCCCTCCAGCTGGGCCACGCCCGCCCCGCTGAAGCGATGCTGAAGCAGGCGGCCCAGCTCGGCATCCTGGGCAAAGGCCGCGATGGTGGCGCGCAGGTCGCCGGGGGCGGGGATGCCCGCGATAGCGCGGGCCAGGCCAGTCGAGCGGCCCGTGTCGGTCA encodes:
- a CDS encoding YvcK family protein, yielding MPPNVVSIGGGGGATQVLHAVAPFAGQRTAVIAVTDTGRSTGLARAIAGIPAPGDLRATIAAFAQDAELGRLLQHRFSGAGVAQLEGMAFGNLMIAALAEELGDFGAAVARVASLAKTAIAVLPASTASVNLCAELSDGSTRVGELDVRGRDKAPIARLWLDAPAPALPQAVAAIHQADLVVLGPGSLFTTVLAVLQHQGMAQALRETRGTVAYVCNTTTQPGQTDGFRALDHVRWVTKVLGPGALDVALVNRSDPDPALLRQYDAEGLHLLQPDDVELDAIRALVPRLVVGPLTEAVGEKRAIWNKQDTIRHDTEALGRALYESLP